A stretch of Comamonadaceae bacterium M7527 DNA encodes these proteins:
- a CDS encoding pseudouridine synthase has product MTDQSSDSNDARKPTLRAAGKRDNFGAAPRKPARGNAPLARFVKREPSAYELEVRQAASTAMQKLERAAARPEPESQPPRYGHERQDYRPSDNRGGQREPHYERQSSWERRDEAPRRAPSPGYEPNYQPRRDQRFEPRHDMGGDSRDRAAPRVQPTGDSSAARALSALANARPSNYRPSEDPTRQHRYERSNDRVDNRRDNGFGDRFSDRPRDGYERRTASEGGERGYRDQAPRFDDRRSAPRDERRFEARDDGRFDDRREAFRDAPPRRDRAPSRDGYGARDNMQAPARANRHEAAAAHKPAHLGPKTDAEKAGGVRLNKRLAELGMCSRREGDAWIEKGWVLVNGEVAAMGQTVFEVDNIEVADAAQAEQAQQVTILLHKPVGYVSGLPEDGHDSAATLIGPQSQWVQDPVRTRFQARFTRGLAPAGRLDIDSTGLIVFTQNGLVARQLIGENSDVEKEYLVRVHWVGDNPHADSEVVETDVESVFPPDRLSLLREGLSLDGQALRPAQVSWQNPEQLRFVLKEGKKRQIRRMCEQVGLKVVGLKRIRIGTVVLGNLPVGQWRFLAPTERFSN; this is encoded by the coding sequence ATGACTGATCAATCATCTGATTCAAACGACGCACGCAAGCCTACGCTGCGTGCTGCTGGCAAACGCGACAACTTTGGTGCTGCCCCGCGCAAGCCCGCACGTGGTAATGCGCCGCTGGCGCGGTTTGTCAAGCGCGAGCCCAGCGCCTACGAGCTAGAGGTGCGACAAGCTGCAAGCACCGCCATGCAAAAGCTGGAGCGTGCCGCAGCCCGTCCAGAGCCAGAGTCGCAGCCGCCTAGGTACGGTCATGAGCGCCAAGACTACCGCCCAAGCGACAACCGTGGTGGCCAGCGAGAGCCGCACTACGAACGCCAAAGCTCTTGGGAGCGGCGCGACGAGGCACCCAGACGCGCGCCCTCGCCTGGGTATGAGCCCAATTACCAGCCTAGGCGTGATCAGCGTTTTGAGCCCCGCCATGACATGGGAGGCGACAGCCGTGATCGCGCCGCGCCGCGCGTCCAGCCCACAGGCGACTCCTCAGCGGCCAGGGCCTTGTCGGCCTTGGCCAATGCGCGGCCCAGCAACTACAGGCCCTCAGAGGACCCCACGCGCCAGCACCGCTACGAGCGTTCAAACGACCGCGTCGATAACCGACGCGATAACGGTTTTGGCGATAGGTTCAGCGACAGGCCACGAGACGGCTACGAGCGCCGCACCGCTTCTGAAGGTGGTGAGCGTGGCTACCGAGACCAAGCGCCCAGATTTGATGACAGGCGTTCAGCGCCCAGGGACGAACGCCGCTTTGAGGCGCGAGACGATGGGCGTTTTGATGACAGACGAGAGGCCTTCCGTGATGCGCCGCCCAGGCGCGACCGTGCACCGAGTCGCGACGGCTACGGTGCGCGCGACAACATGCAGGCACCGGCGCGCGCCAACCGCCATGAGGCAGCCGCAGCGCACAAGCCTGCGCACTTGGGACCTAAAACCGACGCCGAGAAAGCAGGCGGCGTACGCCTTAACAAGCGCTTGGCTGAGTTGGGTATGTGCTCACGCCGCGAGGGCGATGCCTGGATTGAAAAGGGTTGGGTGTTGGTGAACGGCGAAGTGGCTGCTATGGGCCAGACCGTATTTGAGGTCGACAACATCGAAGTGGCTGATGCTGCGCAAGCCGAGCAAGCGCAACAAGTCACCATATTGCTGCACAAGCCTGTGGGCTACGTCAGCGGCTTGCCAGAAGACGGCCACGACAGTGCCGCCACCTTGATTGGTCCTCAGTCGCAATGGGTGCAAGACCCCGTGCGCACCCGGTTTCAGGCGCGCTTCACGCGTGGCTTGGCACCAGCGGGGCGTTTGGACATTGACTCTACTGGCTTGATTGTGTTCACCCAAAACGGCCTGGTCGCGCGTCAACTGATTGGCGAAAACTCCGACGTTGAAAAAGAGTATCTGGTGCGCGTGCACTGGGTGGGCGACAACCCACATGCTGACTCTGAGGTGGTGGAAACCGATGTGGAGTCCGTATTCCCGCCAGATCGTTTGAGCTTGTTGCGTGAAGGCTTGTCGCTAGACGGCCAAGCCTTGCGCCCAGCGCAGGTGTCATGGCAAAACCCCGAGCAATTGCGTTTTGTGCTTAAAGAGGGCAAGAAGCGCCAAATTCGCCGAATGTGTGAGCAAGTCGGCTTGAAAGTCGTGGGCTTGAAGCGCATTCGCATTGGCACCGTGGTGCTGGGCAACTTGCCAGTGGGTCAGTGGCGGTTTCTGGCCCCCACTGAGCGTTTCTCTAACTAA
- a CDS encoding Crp/Fnr family transcriptional regulator gives MPSIETLRNSARSLSDDEFEQIAWLKELSADERAYVRNEMLVTVAQPGDYVVRIGKPVTYWFGLIDGLLKMSNDDSRGSAITFTGVAPGGWFGEGTVLKREIYRYNIQALRTSRVAGISVDMFHWLIAHSLGFNRFVMYQLNERLGQFIAAREIDRLNDPDLRVARNLASMFDPKLYPGVAQMLRITQQELAYLVGLSRQRVNEALKVLSAKGWISVEYGGLRVLDLDALRFGELN, from the coding sequence ATGCCGTCAATTGAGACCCTCAGAAACAGCGCCAGAAGCTTGTCCGATGACGAGTTTGAGCAGATTGCGTGGCTTAAAGAGCTCAGCGCTGACGAGCGTGCCTACGTGCGCAACGAGATGCTGGTGACTGTGGCCCAGCCAGGTGACTACGTGGTGCGTATAGGCAAACCCGTGACCTATTGGTTTGGCCTCATAGACGGGTTGTTAAAAATGAGCAACGACGACAGCCGAGGCTCTGCCATTACGTTTACGGGTGTGGCCCCCGGTGGCTGGTTTGGCGAGGGCACCGTGCTCAAGCGTGAGATTTACCGCTACAACATCCAGGCGCTTCGCACCAGCCGTGTGGCGGGTATTTCAGTGGACATGTTTCACTGGCTCATCGCCCATTCCTTGGGCTTTAACCGCTTTGTGATGTACCAACTCAACGAGCGTTTGGGCCAGTTCATTGCGGCCAGAGAAATTGACCGCCTAAACGACCCAGACTTGCGCGTGGCCAGAAACCTTGCGTCCATGTTTGACCCCAAGCTATACCCCGGTGTGGCGCAAATGTTGCGCATTACGCAGCAAGAGCTGGCGTATTTGGTGGGCCTGTCGCGCCAGCGCGTGAATGAAGCCCTTAAAGTGTTGTCCGCTAAAGGTTGGATCAGCGTAGAGTACGGCGGCTTGCGGGTGCTAGACCTGGACGCATTGCGCTTTGGCGAGCTGAACTAG
- a CDS encoding AMP-binding protein codes for MQHTFVSLLAHHAKTRPTAPAMREKAFGIWQAISWADMAALVNNIAAGLHVAGLQRGEHVVVVGSNRPRLYATMLATQSLGAIPVPLYQDAAGAECVFPINNADMRFAVVEDQEQVDKMLEIREQCPQLSHIYFDDPRGLRNYEEPGLSAIDQLIEAGRAFNASNPNFVRSEAAKVQPADVAAMFFTSGTTGNPKGVVHTHLSLLDRAAVGAAFDKLKPDDEVLAYLPPAWIGQNIFSYAQWLAVGYVVNCPESAATVSIDLKEVGPSYYFAPPRVFEGLLTSVMIRMEDAGGFKRSMFHYFMDVAKRIGPSKMDGKPVGLLDNLLYGLGDIMVYGPLRNNLGMSRVRVAYTAGEAIGPDLFSFYRSIGVNIKQLYGSTETAVFVCLQPDHQAKADTVGVPCDGVEIKLADNGEILVKSPGLLKEYYKNPKATAEVLSEDGWYHTSDAGFLDADGHLKIIDRVKDVGRIKGGAFDGAMFAPKYVENKLKFFSFIKEAVAYGDQRERVCVMINIDFDAVGNWAERQNLPYAGYTDLAQKPAVYELIKNCVEQVNADLSRDEMLAGSQIHRFLVLHKELDADDGELTRTNKVRRGFIAEKFSELVDALYGGKTEQFINTEVKFEDGRAGSVSATLKIADTQIFAPVKTAA; via the coding sequence ATGCAACACACCTTTGTCAGCCTTCTTGCTCACCACGCCAAAACGCGACCCACCGCGCCGGCCATGCGTGAGAAAGCGTTTGGCATTTGGCAGGCCATCTCGTGGGCAGACATGGCCGCCTTGGTTAACAACATCGCTGCTGGCTTGCATGTTGCAGGCTTGCAGCGCGGGGAACATGTGGTGGTAGTGGGCTCTAACCGTCCGCGCTTGTACGCCACCATGCTGGCCACGCAGAGCTTGGGCGCCATTCCCGTGCCGCTGTACCAAGACGCAGCTGGCGCTGAGTGCGTATTCCCCATCAACAACGCCGACATGCGCTTTGCAGTGGTAGAAGACCAAGAGCAAGTCGACAAAATGCTGGAGATTCGCGAGCAGTGCCCGCAACTAAGTCACATTTACTTTGACGACCCACGTGGCCTGCGCAACTATGAAGAACCAGGTCTGTCTGCCATTGACCAGCTTATAGAGGCCGGTCGCGCGTTTAACGCCAGCAACCCTAATTTTGTGCGCAGCGAGGCAGCCAAAGTACAGCCAGCAGACGTGGCCGCCATGTTTTTTACCTCTGGCACCACAGGCAACCCCAAAGGCGTGGTGCACACCCACTTGAGCCTGTTGGACCGTGCGGCAGTAGGCGCCGCCTTTGACAAGCTCAAGCCAGATGACGAGGTATTGGCCTACTTGCCCCCCGCATGGATTGGTCAAAACATTTTCAGCTACGCCCAGTGGCTGGCCGTGGGTTATGTGGTGAATTGCCCAGAGTCCGCCGCCACTGTATCAATTGACCTTAAGGAAGTGGGCCCCAGCTACTACTTTGCGCCGCCGCGCGTATTTGAAGGCTTGCTCACCAGCGTGATGATTCGCATGGAAGATGCGGGCGGCTTCAAGCGCAGCATGTTCCACTATTTCATGGATGTGGCCAAGCGCATTGGTCCCAGCAAAATGGATGGCAAACCCGTTGGCTTGCTAGACAACTTGCTATACGGCCTGGGCGACATCATGGTGTACGGGCCGCTGCGTAACAACCTGGGCATGAGCCGCGTGCGCGTGGCCTACACCGCTGGTGAGGCCATTGGTCCTGACTTGTTCAGTTTTTACCGCTCCATTGGTGTCAACATCAAACAGCTGTACGGCTCTACCGAGACCGCCGTGTTTGTATGCTTGCAGCCTGACCACCAAGCCAAAGCCGACACCGTGGGCGTGCCTTGTGACGGCGTTGAAATCAAACTGGCAGATAACGGCGAAATCTTGGTGAAGTCACCCGGCTTGCTCAAGGAATACTACAAAAACCCCAAGGCCACAGCCGAAGTGTTGTCTGAAGACGGCTGGTACCACACCAGTGACGCGGGCTTCTTGGATGCAGACGGTCACCTCAAAATCATTGACCGTGTCAAAGACGTGGGCCGCATCAAGGGCGGTGCGTTTGACGGCGCCATGTTTGCGCCCAAATACGTTGAGAACAAGCTGAAGTTTTTCTCATTCATCAAAGAAGCCGTGGCCTATGGCGACCAGCGCGAACGCGTGTGCGTGATGATCAACATTGACTTTGACGCAGTGGGCAATTGGGCCGAGCGCCAAAATCTGCCGTATGCAGGCTATACCGACTTGGCGCAAAAGCCTGCTGTCTACGAGCTCATCAAGAACTGCGTTGAGCAGGTAAACGCCGACCTCAGCCGCGACGAGATGCTGGCAGGCTCGCAAATTCACCGCTTTCTGGTGTTGCACAAAGAGCTGGACGCAGACGACGGCGAACTCACACGCACCAACAAAGTACGCCGCGGCTTTATTGCCGAGAAGTTCTCTGAGCTGGTTGATGCGCTGTACGGCGGCAAGACCGAGCAGTTCATCAACACAGAAGTGAAGTTTGAAGACGGCCGTGCAGGCAGTGTCAGCGCCACACTCAAGATTGCAGACACTCAAATCTTTGCGCCCGTGAAAACGGCGGCTTAA
- a CDS encoding branched-chain amino acid ABC transporter permease has product MAFFLETLFGGLMAGMLYSLVALGFVLIFKASGVFNFAQGAMVLFAALAMARFSEWIPNWTGTDSLLIANLLAFVVAAVLMFCMAWLVERLVLRHLVNQEGTTLLMATLGISYFVDGLGQTLFGSDIYQINIGMPKDPVFLLENTFDGGVLISQEDLFAALIAAALVLALSIFFNKTKTGRALRAVADDHQAAQSVGIPLNRIWVIVWCVAGIVALVAGMIWGSKLGVQFSLTTVALRALPVIILGGLTSVPGAIIGGLIIGVGEKLSEVYLGPYVGGGIEIWFAYMLALVVLMFRPQGLFGEKIIDRV; this is encoded by the coding sequence ATGGCATTCTTTCTAGAAACACTATTTGGCGGCCTTATGGCTGGCATGCTTTATTCGCTTGTGGCGCTGGGCTTTGTGCTCATCTTTAAAGCATCAGGCGTATTCAACTTTGCGCAAGGCGCCATGGTGCTGTTCGCAGCGCTGGCCATGGCGCGCTTTTCAGAGTGGATACCCAACTGGACGGGCACCGACAGCTTGCTGATTGCCAACTTGCTGGCGTTTGTGGTGGCCGCTGTGCTCATGTTCTGCATGGCATGGCTTGTTGAGCGCTTGGTGCTGCGCCACCTGGTTAACCAAGAGGGCACCACACTGCTCATGGCCACATTGGGCATCAGCTACTTTGTAGACGGTTTAGGCCAAACTTTGTTTGGCAGCGACATTTACCAGATCAACATAGGCATGCCCAAAGACCCCGTGTTTTTGCTTGAAAACACGTTTGACGGCGGTGTACTCATCAGCCAAGAGGACTTGTTTGCCGCACTCATTGCAGCTGCTTTGGTGCTGGCGCTGTCTATATTTTTCAACAAAACCAAAACGGGGCGCGCCCTGCGTGCCGTAGCTGACGATCACCAGGCTGCCCAAAGCGTTGGCATTCCGCTGAACCGCATTTGGGTCATCGTGTGGTGCGTCGCTGGCATTGTGGCCCTGGTCGCCGGCATGATTTGGGGCTCAAAGCTGGGTGTGCAGTTTTCGCTGACCACAGTGGCCTTGCGTGCGTTGCCAGTGATTATTTTGGGCGGTCTGACCTCTGTGCCAGGCGCCATTATTGGCGGTCTCATCATTGGTGTCGGCGAGAAGTTGTCAGAGGTTTACCTGGGCCCTTACGTGGGCGGTGGTATCGAGATTTGGTTTGCCTACATGCTGGCTTTGGTGGTGTTGATGTTCCGCCCACAAGGTCTGTTCGGCGAGAAGATTATTGACCGCGTTTAA
- a CDS encoding ABC transporter substrate-binding protein — protein MKLRQFALAATVAAAGLSSALVTTAATAAEQFFPALVYRTGPYAPNGVPFANGYIDYLKLTNERGGINGVKVSFEECETGYATDRGVECYERLKGKNGGATVFQPLSTGITFALTEKAPKDEIPLITSGYGRSESADGGVFKWNFPLVGTYWTAVDVLVQHIGAQAGGMDKLKGKTIGLVYHDSPFGKEAIPMLEARAAMHGFKPLLLPVTHPGVEQKATWLQVRRARPDYVLLWGWGVMNSTAIKEAQATGYPRDKMFGVWWSGAEPDVKDVAAGAKGYNALALQHGAEPNAAVVKEILSKLHGKGNGTGPKEEVGQVLYMRGVVAAAMAVEGVRSAQVKYGNKVMTGAQVRWGLENMDITDAQIKKLGFEGVMKPVSTSCKDHMGAGAARVHTWDGTKWVFTSDWLEADMSIINPMVKAAADKYAAEKGLKRRPASDCSS, from the coding sequence ATGAAGCTACGACAATTCGCCCTAGCAGCCACCGTGGCCGCCGCTGGCCTGTCCAGTGCCTTGGTCACAACAGCGGCAACTGCCGCTGAGCAGTTTTTCCCGGCGCTGGTTTACCGCACTGGCCCTTACGCGCCTAACGGTGTACCGTTTGCCAACGGCTACATCGACTACCTCAAGCTCACCAATGAGCGCGGTGGCATTAACGGCGTAAAGGTCTCATTCGAAGAATGTGAAACCGGCTACGCCACAGACCGCGGTGTTGAGTGTTACGAGCGCCTGAAAGGCAAAAATGGCGGAGCCACTGTGTTCCAGCCACTGTCTACTGGTATCACGTTCGCGCTGACAGAAAAGGCGCCCAAAGACGAGATCCCACTGATCACCTCTGGCTACGGTCGTTCCGAGTCTGCTGACGGCGGTGTGTTCAAGTGGAACTTCCCACTGGTAGGCACATACTGGACAGCGGTTGACGTGTTGGTACAGCACATTGGCGCTCAAGCTGGCGGCATGGACAAGCTAAAAGGCAAGACCATTGGCTTGGTCTACCACGATAGTCCATTCGGCAAAGAAGCCATCCCAATGCTGGAGGCACGTGCTGCCATGCACGGCTTCAAGCCATTGCTGCTGCCTGTGACACACCCTGGTGTTGAGCAAAAAGCCACATGGTTGCAGGTGCGCCGTGCACGTCCAGACTACGTGTTGTTGTGGGGCTGGGGTGTGATGAACTCTACCGCCATCAAAGAAGCGCAAGCCACAGGCTACCCGCGCGACAAGATGTTTGGCGTGTGGTGGTCAGGTGCTGAGCCAGACGTGAAAGACGTTGCCGCAGGTGCCAAGGGCTACAACGCGCTGGCTTTGCAACACGGTGCAGAACCAAACGCTGCCGTAGTTAAAGAGATCTTGAGCAAGCTGCACGGCAAAGGCAACGGTACAGGTCCTAAAGAGGAAGTGGGCCAAGTGTTGTACATGCGTGGCGTTGTGGCTGCCGCCATGGCTGTAGAGGGCGTGCGCTCAGCGCAAGTCAAATACGGCAACAAGGTCATGACTGGCGCGCAAGTGCGTTGGGGCTTGGAGAACATGGACATCACTGACGCACAGATCAAAAAGCTGGGTTTTGAAGGCGTGATGAAACCAGTGTCAACCTCTTGCAAAGACCACATGGGTGCGGGCGCTGCGCGCGTGCACACATGGGACGGCACCAAGTGGGTGTTTACCTCTGACTGGTTGGAGGCCGATATGTCCATCATCAACCCCATGGTCAAAGCTGCTGCTGACAAGTACGCCGCTGAAAAAGGCTTGAAGCGTCGTCCTGCATCTGATTGCAGCTCTTGA
- a CDS encoding ABC transporter ATP-binding protein has product MTTSTTAANADQTVLSVNGIEVIYNHVILVLKGVSLQVQKGQIAAILGGNGAGRPTTLRAISNLLKGERGEVTKGSVELRGERIENLTPADLVKRGVVQVMEGRHCFAHLTIEENLLTGSYTRSDKGEIEANLDKVYTYFPRLKTRRGSQAAYTSGGEQQMCAIGRAIMASPSVVLLDEPSMGLAPQIVEEVFEIVKDLNQREGVTFLIAEQNTNMALKYSDYGYIMESGRIVMDGAASDLRNNEDVKEFYLGMGGGERKSFKDVKSYKRRKRWLA; this is encoded by the coding sequence ATGACAACCAGCACCACCGCGGCCAACGCCGACCAAACCGTACTCAGTGTCAACGGCATTGAGGTTATTTACAACCACGTCATCTTGGTGCTCAAGGGCGTGTCGCTACAAGTTCAAAAGGGGCAGATCGCCGCTATTTTGGGCGGTAACGGCGCCGGTAGACCCACCACCTTGCGAGCCATTTCAAACCTGCTGAAAGGTGAGCGCGGCGAAGTGACCAAAGGCTCTGTTGAGCTGCGCGGTGAGCGCATTGAAAACCTCACGCCAGCTGACTTGGTCAAGCGCGGCGTGGTGCAAGTCATGGAGGGCCGCCACTGCTTTGCCCACCTGACCATTGAAGAAAACTTGCTCACTGGCTCATACACGCGCTCCGACAAAGGCGAGATTGAGGCCAACTTGGACAAGGTGTACACCTACTTCCCACGGCTCAAAACACGTCGCGGGTCGCAAGCCGCCTACACCTCAGGCGGAGAGCAGCAAATGTGTGCCATAGGACGCGCCATCATGGCCAGTCCCAGCGTGGTGTTACTAGACGAGCCGTCCATGGGCTTGGCGCCGCAAATCGTTGAAGAGGTGTTTGAAATTGTCAAAGACCTCAATCAGCGCGAAGGTGTAACGTTTTTGATTGCCGAACAAAACACCAACATGGCCCTGAAGTACTCTGACTACGGCTACATCATGGAGTCGGGGCGTATTGTGATGGATGGTGCTGCGTCTGACCTGCGCAACAACGAAGACGTGAAAGAGTTTTACCTGGGCATGGGCGGCGGTGAACGCAAGTCCTTCAAAGACGTTAAAAGCTACAAGCGCCGCAAGCGCTGGTTGGCATAA
- a CDS encoding AMP-binding protein has protein sequence MTQDTHSNAHYDALESQTAQQRSERLLGQLAQTVAYAQAQSGAFAEILEGVDASSVTTLEALAKLPVTRKSELLARQQAHRHTDVFGGFSTLAYGQGMPHVFASPGTIYEPEGTATDYWRTARAVYAAGFRPGELIHNCFSYHFTPAGSMMDCAARALGCTVFPGGIGQTEQQVTAMAELKPAGYIGTPSFLRIILEKAAEMNVALPSVSKALVSGEALPPSLRAWFKERGIDVYQCYATADIGLIAYETAALEGMVIDEGVIVEIVRPGTGDPVAQGEVGELVITTLNSAYPLIRFGTGDLSAVLPGNCPTGRTNIRIKGWMGRADQTTKVRGMFVHPGQVNDVMRKFPSLGGRARLVVKGEMANDSMALHVEASDLDHDTLERIGTAVREVTKLRADVIAVAPGSLPNDGKVIEDARSYE, from the coding sequence ATGACACAAGACACACACTCAAACGCACATTACGATGCACTAGAGAGCCAAACTGCGCAACAGCGCTCTGAGCGTTTGCTAGGGCAGTTGGCACAAACAGTGGCGTATGCGCAAGCCCAGTCCGGCGCGTTTGCCGAGATTCTTGAAGGCGTAGACGCCAGTAGCGTCACGACGCTGGAGGCGCTGGCCAAACTGCCTGTGACGCGCAAGTCCGAACTGCTGGCGCGCCAACAAGCGCACAGGCACACCGATGTGTTTGGCGGGTTTTCCACATTGGCCTACGGCCAGGGCATGCCCCATGTGTTTGCCAGCCCCGGCACCATTTACGAGCCAGAAGGCACTGCTACAGACTACTGGCGCACGGCGCGTGCTGTGTATGCAGCAGGCTTTAGGCCGGGCGAGTTGATACACAACTGTTTCTCTTACCACTTCACGCCCGCAGGTTCCATGATGGACTGCGCTGCGCGCGCCCTTGGCTGCACGGTGTTTCCCGGAGGCATTGGCCAAACCGAGCAGCAAGTCACTGCCATGGCCGAGCTCAAGCCAGCAGGCTACATTGGCACGCCTAGTTTTTTGCGCATCATTCTTGAAAAAGCCGCAGAGATGAACGTGGCCTTGCCCAGTGTGTCCAAAGCCTTGGTCTCTGGAGAAGCCTTGCCACCGTCGCTGCGTGCGTGGTTTAAAGAGCGCGGTATTGATGTGTACCAGTGCTACGCCACTGCTGATATAGGTCTCATCGCGTATGAAACCGCCGCACTTGAAGGCATGGTGATTGACGAAGGCGTCATCGTAGAAATTGTGCGCCCCGGCACCGGCGACCCTGTGGCCCAAGGCGAAGTGGGCGAACTGGTCATCACCACACTGAACAGCGCCTACCCATTGATACGTTTCGGCACTGGCGACTTGTCCGCCGTGTTGCCAGGCAATTGCCCTACAGGGCGCACCAACATACGCATTAAAGGCTGGATGGGCAGAGCCGACCAGACCACCAAGGTGCGCGGCATGTTTGTGCACCCAGGCCAAGTGAACGATGTGATGCGCAAATTCCCATCGCTAGGTGGACGAGCAAGGTTGGTTGTAAAAGGCGAAATGGCCAATGACTCCATGGCTTTGCACGTAGAGGCCAGTGACCTGGATCACGACACACTAGAGCGCATAGGCACTGCCGTGCGCGAAGTGACCAAACTGCGCGCAGACGTCATTGCAGTGGCACCAGGCTCTTTACCCAACGACGGCAAGGTGATTGAGGACGCACGCAGCTACGAGTAA
- the gshB gene encoding glutathione synthase codes for MPTSIATPPIVGDVLFVADPLSTFNIKKDSTYVMMLALQARGARIWHTRVQDLQWQTAAPVTAVATPIEVWSASQAAQQGTWFKSALAEQRALGDFACVLMRKDPPFDAEYIYATHLLEQAQREGARVFNNPQALRNHPEKLALLEFAAFAPPTLVTRSAHAIKDFHALHQDIILKPLDGMGGMGIFRVKADGMNLGSIIETLNQNGAATVMVQAYQPAIKDGDKRILLIGGEPVPFALARIPQGTEIRGNLAAGGKGVAQPLSDSDWAIANWFAPRLHARGLLLVGLDVIGDKVTEVNVTSPTCFQEITDQMGFDVASRFADALQAELG; via the coding sequence ATGCCTACCTCTATTGCAACCCCACCCATAGTCGGCGACGTCTTGTTTGTTGCCGACCCGCTCAGCACCTTCAATATAAAAAAAGACAGCACCTACGTGATGATGTTGGCCTTGCAGGCCAGGGGTGCGCGCATTTGGCACACCCGCGTGCAAGACTTGCAGTGGCAAACGGCTGCGCCTGTTACGGCCGTGGCTACGCCCATAGAGGTATGGTCTGCATCACAAGCGGCCCAGCAAGGCACGTGGTTTAAATCAGCGCTGGCCGAGCAGCGTGCATTGGGCGACTTTGCTTGTGTGCTCATGCGCAAAGACCCGCCGTTTGACGCCGAATACATCTACGCCACACACCTGCTAGAGCAAGCCCAGCGTGAAGGTGCGCGCGTGTTTAACAACCCACAAGCCTTGCGCAACCACCCCGAGAAGTTGGCCTTGTTGGAGTTTGCCGCTTTTGCGCCACCCACCCTGGTCACGCGCAGCGCGCACGCCATTAAAGACTTCCACGCCTTGCATCAAGACATCATCCTGAAGCCGCTAGACGGCATGGGTGGTATGGGCATCTTCAGGGTGAAAGCAGACGGTATGAATTTGGGCTCAATTATCGAGACGCTCAATCAAAATGGCGCTGCCACCGTCATGGTGCAGGCCTACCAGCCTGCCATCAAAGACGGCGATAAACGTATCTTGCTAATAGGTGGCGAACCCGTGCCGTTTGCGTTGGCACGTATTCCGCAAGGTACAGAAATACGCGGCAATCTGGCTGCAGGCGGCAAAGGCGTGGCGCAGCCGCTCAGTGATTCAGACTGGGCCATTGCCAACTGGTTTGCACCACGCTTGCACGCGCGTGGCCTGCTGTTGGTAGGCCTTGATGTGATTGGCGACAAGGTCACAGAAGTGAACGTCACCAGCCCAACCTGCTTTCAAGAAATCACAGACCAGATGGGTTTTGATGTGGCAAGCCGGTTTGCCGATGCATTGCAAGCCGAGCTTGGCTAG